A window of the Bacteriovorax sp. PP10 genome harbors these coding sequences:
- the motA gene encoding flagellar motor stator protein MotA, whose amino-acid sequence MFTIIGAIFTTVCVIMGYVLHHGNLAVLWQPTEILIIGGAAVGSMIMATSPYIMKAALARSIQAMKGTGINKAAYIELLQCMFELIKMASANPISIEPHVENPEGSEIFKRYPAVLHNHHAIDFICDTLKVQIASSLSPYDLEDLMNADLEIVTEEEHTLVASINRVSDALPGLGIVAAVLGIVITMGKLTQGKEVIGASVAAALVGTFLGILFSYGYLQPLVAKVESNLKEEMRFMVTAKICLLAFAKGVNAKVCAEFGRRSIPAEFRPSFKEVDEATANAGKK is encoded by the coding sequence ATGTTCACTATCATCGGTGCGATTTTTACTACTGTCTGCGTAATCATGGGATATGTTCTCCACCATGGTAACCTGGCAGTTCTTTGGCAGCCTACAGAGATCCTCATCATTGGTGGTGCGGCAGTTGGATCGATGATTATGGCAACCAGCCCATACATCATGAAAGCAGCTCTTGCGAGATCTATTCAGGCCATGAAAGGAACTGGGATCAATAAAGCAGCTTACATCGAACTACTTCAGTGTATGTTCGAGTTAATTAAGATGGCCTCAGCTAACCCGATTTCAATTGAACCTCACGTTGAAAATCCGGAAGGCTCAGAAATTTTCAAACGCTACCCTGCTGTTTTACACAATCACCATGCCATCGATTTTATCTGCGATACGCTGAAAGTTCAGATCGCTTCATCACTATCTCCTTATGACTTAGAAGATTTAATGAATGCCGATTTAGAGATCGTAACAGAAGAAGAGCACACTCTCGTTGCTTCGATCAACAGAGTTTCGGATGCCCTACCAGGTCTGGGTATCGTTGCTGCCGTTCTCGGGATCGTTATTACCATGGGAAAACTGACTCAAGGTAAGGAAGTCATCGGGGCGTCGGTTGCCGCGGCCTTGGTAGGTACCTTCCTGGGAATTCTTTTCTCATATGGATACTTACAGCCACTTGTTGCTAAAGTTGAATCTAACTTAAAAGAAGAAATGCGCTTTATGGTGACGGCCAAGATTTGCCTTCTTGCCTTTGCAAAAGGTGTAAACGCAAAAGTATGTGCTGAATTTGGAAGAAGAAGTATTCCCGCGGAATTCCGCCCTTCATTTAAAGAAGTAGATGAAGCGACGGCTAACGCTGGTAAAAAGTAA
- a CDS encoding GNAT family N-acetyltransferase has protein sequence MIEIVTLNNLNADQKEVLLKQVEEIFFLSSSLKTFSSEERRKAFYKRWCGDYQTLYPEEFFIAMEEGKVLGYLSGCSDSTRAMNEVSVPGYAVFHDLFLAFPAHLHINFHPDARGKGLGSILMNHYMNFLKLNNVMGVHLITSPDAQNVSFYHRLGFTTTVTREFNGMPLHFMGCVLIPEF, from the coding sequence ATGATCGAAATTGTGACATTAAATAATTTGAATGCTGATCAAAAGGAAGTTCTGCTTAAACAAGTAGAAGAAATCTTCTTTTTATCCTCATCACTTAAAACGTTTTCATCTGAGGAGCGACGTAAGGCCTTCTATAAAAGATGGTGTGGTGACTACCAGACTCTTTACCCGGAAGAATTTTTTATCGCAATGGAAGAGGGCAAAGTTTTAGGTTACCTCTCTGGCTGCTCGGACTCAACTCGTGCAATGAACGAAGTCAGTGTCCCCGGATACGCAGTTTTTCACGACTTGTTTTTAGCTTTTCCGGCCCATCTCCATATCAATTTTCACCCTGATGCCAGAGGAAAAGGTCTTGGTAGTATTCTGATGAATCACTACATGAACTTTTTAAAACTGAATAATGTCATGGGTGTTCACCTTATCACTTCACCTGATGCCCAAAACGTAAGCTTTTATCATCGTCTTGGATTCACCACGACGGTGACTCGCGAGTTTAATGGAATGCCTCTGCATTTTATGGGCTGCGTTCTTATTCCTGAGTTCTAA
- a CDS encoding trypsin-like serine peptidase — protein sequence MKILLSFFVLSISINSFAQDSWIDKVIYGVDDRKDIFESTNDMYKQLANSTAAMISDSSLVSREDDTVLVSSTTLEQDGICADARFAKQVAAANCSGFLVGDQYLVTAGHCIQDLDDCERYSWVFGYANVTEEKLTQIIPKTEVYKCNKIVSRVLDRSTYNDFALVRLDRVVAGHTPLKFRTTGKIADKAGLVVIGHPSGLPTKIADGANVRSNTNKYYFQATLDTFGGNSGSAVFDSTTGVVEGILVRGETDYVNDPIQNCYRPKVCKVTECRGEDVTRITNIKELQKIIRK from the coding sequence ATGAAAATTCTATTAAGCTTTTTTGTTCTGTCGATTTCAATTAATTCATTCGCCCAGGATTCATGGATTGATAAAGTTATCTACGGTGTAGATGACCGCAAAGATATTTTTGAATCGACCAATGATATGTATAAGCAGCTCGCGAACTCAACGGCGGCGATGATTTCTGATTCATCTCTTGTCTCTCGTGAAGATGATACAGTGCTGGTAAGTAGTACGACACTTGAGCAGGATGGAATTTGTGCTGACGCTCGTTTTGCAAAACAAGTGGCAGCTGCAAACTGTTCTGGATTTTTAGTGGGAGATCAATACCTGGTCACAGCAGGACACTGTATTCAGGATCTCGATGACTGCGAAAGATACTCGTGGGTTTTTGGTTATGCTAATGTGACAGAAGAAAAACTAACTCAGATTATTCCTAAAACTGAAGTATATAAATGTAATAAAATCGTATCACGCGTTTTAGACAGATCAACTTATAACGATTTTGCTCTTGTGAGACTAGACCGCGTTGTTGCAGGCCATACTCCTTTAAAATTTAGAACGACTGGAAAAATTGCTGATAAGGCAGGTCTGGTTGTTATCGGGCACCCATCTGGACTTCCAACAAAAATTGCTGATGGGGCAAACGTCAGATCGAATACGAATAAGTATTACTTCCAGGCGACTCTTGATACTTTCGGTGGGAACTCGGGATCGGCCGTATTTGATTCGACAACGGGGGTAGTTGAGGGGATTTTGGTTCGTGGGGAAACTGACTATGTGAATGATCCTATTCAAAACTGCTACCGTCCTAAGGTGTGTAAGGTCACTGAATGCCGTGGGGAAGACGTTACGAGAATCACTAACATCAAAGAATTACAAAAAATAATTCGTAAATAG
- a CDS encoding tRNA nucleotidyltransferase/poly(A) polymerase family protein — MTIASLIPNELKDLLREIEGLGFSLCLVGGTPRDYFLNKTLSHDLDFEIRNLEASVLRSFLKNKKINYTELPYQITRVDFHGFDLEFSTPRIERQIAGNKTHHHFEAELSPTLSYQEAFKRRDFTLNAIGVELDMKNNSEVVVDPYGGIKDLKDRVLREISDDFFLDSVRFLRLIRFSIKYDLKISDSITTRLNEFDLSELSKHHFIEEMMKSKVPGLFINKFNQMVADLKLSIPTEFKIWNGLKFTGDNKTKDDLLVSSFLQKEESAKLVSAFFLMPEKRAKDLKSFYDSFMMVKAATKEELTTLAKQSINELTDPGLLKELKNLEEKKEWQKYFTGPLLVSWSDWDSINVDSLELESIPVKMRSYLRFHKALQKSFKA; from the coding sequence ATGACGATTGCCTCCCTTATTCCGAATGAGCTGAAAGACCTACTTCGCGAGATTGAAGGACTTGGTTTTTCTTTGTGTTTGGTCGGTGGGACGCCGAGAGATTATTTCCTGAATAAAACGTTAAGCCATGACCTGGATTTTGAAATCAGGAATCTTGAGGCCAGTGTTTTACGCTCTTTCTTAAAAAATAAAAAAATCAATTATACCGAACTTCCTTATCAGATCACGAGAGTGGATTTCCATGGTTTCGACCTGGAGTTTTCTACTCCGCGAATTGAGCGCCAGATTGCTGGAAATAAAACTCATCATCATTTTGAAGCGGAACTGAGTCCGACACTTTCTTATCAAGAGGCCTTTAAGCGCCGCGATTTTACCTTGAATGCTATTGGGGTAGAGCTGGATATGAAAAATAACTCAGAAGTCGTGGTAGATCCTTATGGAGGCATTAAAGATCTGAAAGATCGAGTGCTTCGTGAGATCAGCGATGACTTCTTTTTGGATTCGGTTCGTTTTCTAAGACTGATTCGTTTTTCAATTAAATACGATTTGAAAATAAGCGATTCTATAACGACTCGGCTGAATGAGTTTGATTTAAGTGAACTCTCAAAACATCATTTCATTGAAGAGATGATGAAATCAAAAGTCCCCGGTTTGTTTATTAATAAGTTTAATCAAATGGTGGCGGACTTAAAACTTTCAATTCCTACTGAATTTAAAATCTGGAATGGATTGAAATTTACTGGTGATAATAAAACTAAAGACGATTTATTAGTTTCTTCTTTTTTACAAAAAGAGGAGAGTGCTAAATTGGTTTCAGCTTTTTTCTTAATGCCGGAAAAACGGGCGAAAGATTTAAAATCGTTTTATGATTCTTTTATGATGGTTAAAGCGGCCACGAAAGAAGAATTAACAACGCTTGCAAAACAATCAATCAACGAGCTTACTGATCCAGGTCTTCTGAAAGAGTTAAAAAATTTAGAAGAGAAAAAAGAATGGCAAAAATATTTCACAGGGCCATTACTTGTTTCATGGAGTGATTGGGATTCTATTAATGTAGATAGTCTTGAACTGGAGAGCATTCCGGTTAAAATGAGATCTTATTTACGTTTTCATAAAGCGCTTCAAAAGAGTTTTAAAGCATGA
- a CDS encoding aldo/keto reductase, whose translation MGQVGFGSYRVSIRSKEHRQSLVKALEAGCSLIDTSANYTNGESEELIGSVLKEHPNFKPIIVTKAGYIQGSNLALIDELNAKNLAVDDLVDISDTLKHSIHPDFLESQLTLSLKRLQRDSVDYFLLHNPEYYFQGENPTQEEYYARLKKAFIYCEEEVTKGRIKHYGVSSNNFTLPINDPQVTDLSKILMILGEIGAKNFKMVQFPFNLIEIGALEKLGDYGDESLLELCMQNNLLSVVNRPLNAFTQNNLIRLATYEDMYKDLDEKKAEALFEKCMQILKDKWAEGSDEMTTAEDFNEVSMIKQFTGLWNTLQTPDAVEQVYFGHFFPFIARVWGKALTPVESQPFYDLMEISQIYSRRNLSNKAIEFKKQAQQIGLLPDEENRPFATMAIETYLDYGFDYVLVGMKKPEYVDQLKHLF comes from the coding sequence ATGGGTCAAGTAGGATTTGGATCTTACCGTGTAAGCATTCGCTCGAAAGAGCACCGTCAATCTTTAGTGAAAGCATTGGAAGCAGGTTGTAGTCTGATTGATACTTCTGCCAATTATACCAATGGTGAATCAGAAGAGTTAATCGGATCAGTTTTAAAAGAACATCCCAATTTCAAACCGATCATTGTCACAAAAGCTGGGTACATTCAAGGAAGCAATTTAGCTCTTATCGACGAATTGAATGCAAAAAATCTTGCAGTAGATGATTTAGTGGATATCAGCGACACATTAAAACACTCTATTCATCCTGATTTTTTAGAGAGTCAATTAACTCTAAGTTTAAAAAGACTGCAAAGAGACTCTGTTGATTATTTTTTATTACATAATCCGGAATATTATTTTCAGGGAGAAAACCCGACACAAGAAGAGTATTACGCTCGCTTGAAAAAAGCGTTCATCTATTGTGAAGAAGAAGTAACGAAGGGAAGAATCAAACATTATGGAGTGAGCTCTAATAATTTTACTCTTCCGATCAATGACCCTCAGGTCACTGACCTAAGCAAGATCCTTATGATCTTAGGTGAGATTGGTGCCAAGAATTTTAAGATGGTTCAATTTCCATTTAACTTAATTGAAATCGGTGCACTTGAGAAATTGGGTGACTATGGTGATGAGAGTTTACTGGAACTATGTATGCAAAATAATTTATTGAGTGTGGTGAATCGTCCACTTAATGCCTTCACACAAAATAACCTGATTCGCCTGGCCACATATGAAGATATGTATAAAGACTTAGACGAGAAAAAAGCAGAAGCGCTTTTTGAAAAATGCATGCAGATCCTAAAAGATAAATGGGCCGAAGGTAGTGATGAAATGACAACGGCCGAAGATTTTAATGAAGTGAGCATGATTAAGCAGTTCACAGGTTTATGGAATACACTGCAGACTCCAGACGCAGTTGAGCAGGTTTATTTTGGCCACTTTTTTCCATTCATCGCACGCGTATGGGGCAAGGCCCTGACTCCTGTTGAGTCTCAACCATTTTATGATTTAATGGAAATCTCTCAAATTTATTCCCGTAGAAACTTGTCAAATAAAGCGATCGAATTTAAAAAACAGGCCCAGCAAATAGGACTTCTTCC
- a CDS encoding trypsin-like serine peptidase, producing MRQIICLSLFLTFTYASVLEAKINVGSSGLNSIYGKDDREIITNKSDRRIQELSKSIALIVPVDVLDIGMFKTTIKAASLQETMKMCVSEHFVTRPAVSGCTGFLVAPNILASAGHCFMDESDCATKKIIFDVDSKEQSRKGYSVNSNDVFSCSRIISTMYDMNAPGDQDYSLIELDRTPKRREPLKLNMSKKIDNTANVFMIGHPYGMPLILSRESAIFNNNGIYQFTAGLDSFEGNSGSPVINSKTMLVEGILVNGQEDLVYDPKNECYRNKVYDGKGGEGVFRASELPPFLK from the coding sequence GTGCGCCAGATTATTTGTTTATCCCTATTTTTGACCTTCACGTATGCTTCAGTCTTAGAAGCAAAAATCAATGTTGGTTCATCTGGTTTAAATTCTATCTACGGAAAAGACGACCGCGAAATTATCACCAATAAATCAGACCGAAGAATTCAGGAACTAAGTAAATCAATCGCCTTGATTGTGCCAGTTGATGTTTTAGATATTGGTATGTTTAAAACGACGATAAAGGCCGCTAGTCTGCAAGAAACAATGAAGATGTGTGTGAGTGAGCATTTTGTAACAAGACCTGCTGTATCAGGCTGTACTGGCTTTTTAGTCGCACCCAATATCCTGGCGTCTGCGGGACATTGTTTTATGGATGAAAGTGACTGCGCGACAAAGAAAATTATTTTTGATGTGGATTCAAAAGAGCAAAGTCGAAAAGGCTATAGCGTAAATTCTAATGATGTTTTCAGCTGTTCCCGAATCATCAGCACAATGTACGATATGAATGCTCCGGGGGATCAGGACTATTCGTTGATTGAGTTAGACCGTACTCCTAAGCGTCGCGAACCGCTTAAACTGAATATGAGTAAGAAGATCGACAACACTGCCAATGTTTTTATGATCGGTCACCCGTACGGAATGCCATTAATACTTTCTCGCGAATCAGCGATTTTCAATAACAATGGTATATACCAGTTCACGGCCGGGCTTGACTCCTTCGAAGGGAACTCTGGATCTCCGGTTATTAATTCTAAAACAATGCTTGTTGAAGGAATTCTCGTCAATGGACAAGAAGATTTAGTTTATGACCCGAAAAATGAATGCTATCGTAATAAAGTATACGATGGAAAGGGTGGCGAAGGCGTATTCAGAGCATCTGAGCTCCCTCCATTTTTAAAGTAA
- a CDS encoding flagellar motor protein MotB, translating to MADEKAPIIIKRINKGHAGAHGGAWKVAFADFMTAMMAFFLVMWLMGADEETKAAISDYFTSATIFKGGSDSVGKIGSAPNTSYSVLNGQEGGFDQADVTEPARPRPVYLQEHKVLSKLVDELFDGNAFSADYNSEYLKFAIPGNVVFQFGSTEISYEGKNYLKKLADVFKDYEGTVSIIGHTEKGEGATDQANWDLSFKRAMAIRTSLIKDFNVMPDKLIPVAQSSATVSSEEEEKGINVNRRVEFILKHRNF from the coding sequence ATGGCAGACGAAAAAGCGCCAATTATTATAAAAAGAATTAACAAAGGTCACGCCGGAGCTCACGGTGGTGCCTGGAAAGTTGCCTTCGCCGACTTCATGACTGCGATGATGGCCTTCTTCCTCGTTATGTGGCTTATGGGGGCCGACGAAGAAACGAAAGCAGCCATCTCCGATTATTTTACCTCTGCAACTATCTTTAAAGGTGGATCGGATTCAGTGGGTAAAATTGGAAGTGCACCCAATACTTCTTACTCTGTACTTAACGGACAAGAAGGTGGATTTGACCAGGCCGACGTCACAGAACCTGCTCGCCCACGCCCGGTTTATTTACAGGAACACAAAGTTCTCTCAAAACTTGTCGATGAACTTTTTGACGGGAATGCCTTCTCTGCTGATTACAACTCTGAATATTTAAAGTTTGCGATTCCTGGAAACGTTGTCTTCCAGTTTGGATCAACTGAAATTTCTTATGAAGGGAAAAACTACCTGAAGAAACTTGCTGACGTTTTCAAAGATTACGAAGGAACTGTTTCCATCATCGGCCATACTGAAAAAGGTGAAGGGGCCACTGATCAGGCGAACTGGGATCTCTCTTTTAAGCGTGCGATGGCGATTAGAACGTCTCTCATTAAAGACTTCAACGTTATGCCGGACAAGCTTATTCCAGTAGCGCAATCGAGTGCGACGGTATCTTCTGAGGAAGAAGAAAAAGGAATCAACGTGAATAGACGTGTGGAGTTCATTCTAAAGCATAGAAACTTCTAG
- a CDS encoding DUF3050 domain-containing protein translates to MNSIMNHPDLLSHHEHLSNHSLYQKIKTVSDLQVFMETHVFAVWDFMTLLKRLQNDITCVAIPWNPSPYPKNVVRLINEIVLGEESDKDREGLACDHFTLYLRAMNDLGADPDRLLNFSKDLNFDKWTTKAERDFVTFNLDLAMKGKTHEVAATFFFGREKLIPDMFTSILGDLSKNLDESAQTNFPNLKYYLERHIEIDGGEHSHQAQDCLESLCGNDEKKWEEARLAGVQSLILRSALWDEVEKKIVSK, encoded by the coding sequence ATGAATTCCATTATGAATCATCCAGATTTACTTTCTCACCATGAACATTTAAGTAATCACTCTCTTTATCAAAAGATAAAAACAGTTTCTGATTTACAAGTTTTTATGGAGACTCATGTTTTTGCTGTGTGGGATTTCATGACTCTTTTAAAGAGACTGCAAAACGATATTACCTGTGTGGCGATTCCATGGAATCCAAGTCCGTATCCAAAAAATGTTGTCCGTTTAATTAATGAAATTGTTTTAGGTGAAGAAAGCGATAAAGACCGCGAAGGCCTGGCGTGTGATCACTTCACACTTTATCTTCGTGCTATGAATGATCTTGGTGCAGACCCTGATCGTCTGCTGAATTTTTCGAAAGATTTGAACTTTGATAAATGGACTACAAAAGCTGAGCGCGATTTTGTAACTTTTAATTTAGACCTGGCGATGAAAGGAAAAACTCACGAAGTCGCGGCCACATTCTTCTTTGGAAGAGAAAAATTAATTCCCGACATGTTTACTTCAATATTAGGAGACCTCTCAAAAAATCTTGATGAGAGTGCCCAAACAAATTTTCCTAACCTGAAATATTATCTTGAACGTCACATTGAAATCGATGGTGGTGAGCACTCTCATCAGGCACAAGATTGTCTTGAATCTCTCTGCGGAAACGATGAAAAAAAATGGGAAGAAGCTCGTCTTGCTGGCGTTCAATCTCTTATCTTACGAAGCGCATTGTGGGATGAAGTTGAAAAAAAGATAGTGTCAAAATAA
- the fusA gene encoding elongation factor G, translating into MKLMAKTRNIGISAHIDSGKTTLSERILFYCDKIHKIEDVRGGGAGATMDHMELEKEKGITITSAATTVHWRGIDNAGITFAEGIDKDCRINVIDTPGHVDFTVEVERSLRVLDGAILVLCSVAGVQSQSITVDRQMKRYAVPRMAFLNKMDRMGANPHKGVAALREKLYHNAVLMQLPIGAEENFKGVVDLITRQAYYFDGENGEKVRVEAIPADMLDDVEAFREKLLDAASNFDDNMVEKILEGGDITEAEIHNAIKIGTQTLKLTPVFMGSAFKNKGVQLLLNAVSRYLPSPLTCKRPIAIDNDTKEKIELIPDGSKPLVCMAFKITDEQFGQLTYTRIYQGTLNKGDTIINTRTKKRVRVGRLVRMNANDRENIETVGPGDIIAIIGIDCASGDTFVGDDKWDHISCEGMHIAAAVIELSISVKDKDQQTRLSKGLSRFMKEDPTFHVYTDEESAETRIAGMGELHLEIYVERLKREYNCDVQVGAPQVNYRETIRQEAKFDYLHKKQTGGSGQFGQVVGMIKPLLEEKKENDEQVFKFYNEIKGGSIPNEFIASCEKGFNDVMDKGPLAAFPLINVEVYLQDGRYHDVDSSDLAFRIASRMAMRQAVKAASPVILEPIMKVEVETPDEYQGGVIGDLSSRRGIIQASESNDTGEVTINALIPLSEMFGYSTVLRSMSAGKASYTMEFAKYGECPNNVAEKVIAERKDKLAAQAE; encoded by the coding sequence ATGAAATTAATGGCCAAAACTAGAAACATTGGGATCTCAGCCCACATCGATTCAGGGAAGACAACTCTTTCTGAACGTATTCTTTTTTACTGTGACAAGATTCACAAAATTGAAGACGTACGTGGTGGTGGTGCCGGGGCAACTATGGACCACATGGAACTTGAAAAAGAAAAAGGGATCACGATCACTTCAGCTGCAACTACAGTTCACTGGAGAGGGATCGACAACGCAGGAATTACATTTGCTGAAGGCATTGATAAAGACTGTCGTATTAACGTAATCGATACTCCGGGTCACGTTGACTTTACAGTAGAAGTTGAGCGTTCACTTCGCGTTCTTGACGGAGCTATTCTAGTTCTTTGTTCAGTTGCTGGTGTTCAATCTCAGTCAATCACAGTTGATAGACAGATGAAGCGTTACGCTGTTCCTCGTATGGCCTTCTTAAACAAGATGGACCGTATGGGTGCTAACCCTCATAAAGGTGTAGCTGCTCTAAGAGAAAAACTTTACCACAATGCAGTTTTAATGCAGTTACCAATCGGTGCTGAAGAAAACTTCAAAGGTGTTGTAGATTTAATTACAAGACAAGCTTACTATTTCGACGGAGAAAACGGAGAAAAAGTAAGAGTTGAAGCAATCCCTGCTGACATGCTTGATGATGTTGAAGCATTCAGAGAAAAACTTCTTGATGCTGCTTCAAACTTTGACGACAACATGGTTGAAAAAATTCTTGAAGGCGGAGACATTACTGAAGCTGAAATTCACAATGCAATTAAGATTGGAACTCAGACTTTAAAGTTAACTCCAGTATTCATGGGATCAGCTTTCAAAAATAAAGGTGTTCAACTTCTTCTTAACGCTGTTTCAAGATACCTTCCGTCTCCACTTACTTGTAAGAGACCGATCGCTATCGACAACGATACGAAAGAAAAAATTGAACTTATTCCAGATGGATCTAAGCCACTTGTATGTATGGCGTTCAAGATTACTGACGAGCAATTCGGACAGTTAACTTACACTCGTATTTACCAAGGGACTTTAAATAAAGGTGACACGATCATCAACACACGTACTAAGAAAAGAGTACGCGTTGGTCGTCTAGTTCGTATGAACGCTAACGACAGAGAGAACATTGAAACTGTTGGACCAGGGGACATCATCGCTATCATCGGTATCGATTGTGCTTCAGGGGATACATTTGTTGGTGACGATAAGTGGGATCACATTTCATGTGAAGGTATGCACATTGCTGCAGCTGTAATCGAACTTTCGATTTCAGTAAAAGATAAAGATCAACAAACTCGTCTTTCAAAAGGTCTTTCACGATTCATGAAAGAAGATCCGACGTTTCATGTATACACAGATGAAGAATCTGCTGAAACACGTATCGCTGGTATGGGAGAGCTTCACCTTGAGATTTACGTAGAAAGATTAAAACGTGAATACAACTGTGACGTTCAAGTTGGTGCACCTCAGGTAAACTACCGTGAGACGATCAGACAAGAAGCTAAGTTCGATTACCTACACAAGAAGCAAACTGGTGGATCTGGACAGTTCGGTCAAGTAGTAGGAATGATCAAGCCTCTTCTTGAAGAGAAAAAAGAAAATGATGAACAAGTGTTCAAGTTCTACAATGAAATTAAGGGTGGATCTATTCCAAACGAATTCATTGCATCTTGTGAAAAAGGTTTCAACGACGTTATGGATAAAGGACCTCTTGCAGCGTTCCCTTTAATCAACGTTGAAGTTTACCTACAAGACGGTCGTTACCACGACGTCGATTCATCTGACTTAGCATTCCGTATTGCTTCTCGTATGGCGATGAGACAAGCTGTAAAAGCTGCTTCTCCAGTTATCCTAGAGCCAATCATGAAAGTTGAAGTTGAAACTCCAGATGAGTACCAAGGGGGAGTAATTGGTGACCTTTCTTCTAGAAGAGGGATTATCCAGGCTTCAGAATCTAACGATACAGGTGAAGTAACAATCAACGCTCTGATCCCGTTATCAGAAATGTTCGGTTACTCTACAGTTCTTCGTTCAATGTCAGCTGGTAAAGCTTCATACACAATGGAATTCGCGAAATACGGTGAATGTCCAAACAACGTGGCTGAAAAAGTTATCGCTGAAAGAAAAGACAAACTAGCTGCTCAAGCTGAATAG
- a CDS encoding LysR family transcriptional regulator, which yields MIETSQLQTLVAVTRAKSFSKAAEVLGVTQSAISQSIKNLESKLEVKIFKRSGKMVVLTAEGEKLYALGTQFLQKMEDTLVEIQGDKDTMQGKVTIGTLTGIGKTWLAKEIVWHAKENPDLKLSVRMGHQEDLIADFDANKLDILIMPEDDVPLHGEKEFFLEEKSTLVFPKEMKDQFFNKKLTLELLETIPTILFEQNDVLFLKWCRSKFKTHPKKLNVRFTVNSHGHMLQAVNEGLGIAVVPNHVLNRSFFKDKIMTLGDEFEVPSGKLYIVYHKESENLVRIKNTIDRLLSHRDTFKI from the coding sequence ATGATTGAAACATCTCAACTACAGACATTAGTGGCCGTAACCCGCGCAAAAAGTTTCTCTAAAGCAGCAGAAGTGCTGGGAGTTACTCAATCGGCGATCAGCCAAAGTATTAAAAACCTTGAATCGAAACTTGAAGTAAAGATCTTCAAGCGCTCAGGAAAAATGGTGGTTTTAACCGCTGAAGGTGAAAAGCTCTACGCGCTTGGAACTCAGTTCCTGCAAAAAATGGAAGACACTCTGGTTGAAATCCAGGGCGATAAAGATACGATGCAAGGGAAGGTGACCATTGGTACCCTGACTGGAATCGGGAAGACGTGGCTGGCAAAAGAAATCGTCTGGCACGCTAAAGAAAACCCAGATCTAAAGCTATCAGTTCGCATGGGTCACCAGGAAGATTTGATTGCTGACTTCGATGCCAACAAATTAGATATTTTGATTATGCCGGAAGATGATGTTCCTCTTCATGGTGAAAAAGAATTCTTCTTAGAAGAAAAATCAACACTCGTATTTCCAAAAGAAATGAAGGATCAGTTCTTCAATAAAAAATTAACTCTGGAATTGCTAGAGACGATTCCGACTATTTTATTCGAACAAAATGACGTTTTATTTTTAAAATGGTGTAGATCGAAATTCAAAACACACCCGAAAAAATTAAATGTTCGTTTTACTGTAAACTCTCACGGACACATGCTTCAGGCCGTAAACGAAGGTCTGGGGATTGCTGTTGTTCCCAATCACGTATTGAATCGTTCATTCTTTAAAGACAAAATTATGACACTTGGGGATGAATTCGAAGTACCGAGTGGGAAGCTTTATATCGTCTACCATAAAGAGTCAGAAAATTTAGTCAGAATTAAAAATACTATTGATAGACTACTCTCACATCGTGATACATTTAAGATATGA